From one Humulus lupulus chromosome 8, drHumLupu1.1, whole genome shotgun sequence genomic stretch:
- the LOC133794652 gene encoding tyrosine-sulfated glycopeptide receptor 1: protein MFSSFSFSIVAFPMKDDKKSFFLGMEGGLSCSFTLGLARQLLFLLVLFLFVMPTLLGSFGLSACNIDDTESLLAFSFNLSSPSSALNWSRSVDCCSWVGVGCEVVAGEDRVTRLWLPSSNLKGILFPTLRNLTYLTQLNLSRNSLLGSLPPDFFSSLNRLKLLDLSYNRLHGRLPSSGSGAFQTVDLSSNLFEGSIPVSVFQPSVTTASLTSFNVSNNSFSGLIPVSDFCTGSSGNLVSSLEFLDFSSNEFNGVFPRGIGGCSKLRIFRAGFNNLTGPIPDEIYNVVTLEQISLPVNHFSGPIDGVVQLTNLRILELYSNQLNGTIPEGIGNLASLDKLLLHINYFTGSIPLSLKNCTNLSTLNLRVNYLVGNLSDFDFSKLQRLTILDLGNNNFTGELPRSLYSCKSLTAVRLAGNQLRGEVSPEIIELKSLSFLSISNNSLTNITVALKILKEIKTLTTLVLSKNFMSELMPQDDDLLEPDGFQNLQVLAFGGCLLSGRVPPWLSRLKKLQVLDLSVNLIAGPIPGWFGMLPSLFYLDLSTNLITGEFPKELCGLPALVSSGQSELINRSFLELPVFVMPNNVTNQQYNQLSSLPPALYLCNNYLSGSLPTEIGQLKFLHVLELNNNSFSGTIPDQMSILTNLERLDLSKNHLTGGIPASLKGLHFLSFFSVASNDLQGPVPSGGQFDTFPSSSFDGNPGLCGPPSVQRSCSSQSPTTHHHHQRRTNKKLLVGVIIGSCFGASIIIGVLLSLWILSTRRILPRGDSDKIDFDTISCNSNLAVAPEIDKDASIVILFPNNTKDIKDLSLAEILKATDNFNQANIIGCGGFGLVYKATLADGTMLAIKKLSGDLGLMEREFKAEVEALSTAQHENLVSLQGYCVHDGCRLLIYSYMENGSLDFWLHEKTDGPSQLDWPTRLKILQGASFGLAYMHRICEPHIVHRDIKSSNILLNEKFEAHVADFGLSRLILPYQTHVSTELVGTLGYIPPEYGQAWVATLRGDMYSFGVVMLELLTGKRPVEVFKPRMSRELVGWVQQMRNEGKHDQVFDPLLRGKGFDDEIVQVLDVACMCVNHNPFKRPTIKDVVDWLKNIGTTWQQQNMAQ from the coding sequence atgttttcttctttttctttttcaatcgtCGCTTTCCCCATGAAAGATGACAAAAAGAGCTTCTTTTTGGGGATGGAGGGTGGTCTCAGTTGCAGTTTCACTCTCGGTCTCGCTCGTCAACTCCTCTTCTTACTggttttgtttctttttgtgATGCCAACTTTGCTGGGTTCTTTTGGCTTAAGCGCTTGCAACATAGACGACACGGAATCCCTACTAGCCTTTTCTTTCAATTTATCGTCACCTTCTAGTGCTCTCAACTGGTCTAGGTCCGTTGATTGCTGCTCTTGGGTCGGAGTAGGTTGCGAGGTGGTGGCTGGTGAGGACCGAGTCACCCGTCTATGGCTTCCCTCTTCAAACCTCAAAGGCATCCTTTTTCCTACCCTTAGGAACCTCACCTACCTTACCCAACTCAATCTCTCTCGAAATTCCCTTCTGGGTTCTCTTCCTCCTGATTTCTTTTCTTCCCTCAACCGTCTTAAACTCCTCGACTTGAGCTATAATCGACTCCATGGGCGATTACCTTCGTCTGGTTCCGGTGCCTTCCAGACGGTCGACTTATCGAGCAATCTCTTTGAAGGGTCGATACCCGTTTCGGTGTTCCAGCCTTCGGTGACGACAGCCTCCCTTACCAGCTTTAATGTCAGCAACAACAGCTTCTCTGGTTTAATCCCTGTCTCTGACTTTTGCACGGGCAGCAGTGGTAATTTGGTTTCTTCTCTTGAGTTCTTAGACTTCTCCTCTAATGAGTTTAATGGTGTCTTCCCTCGTGGTATTGGGGGTTGCTCCAAGCTTAGGATATTTCGGGCGGGATTTAATAATCTGACGGGACCGATCCCAGACGAAATCTACAACGTTGTCACCCTCGAACAGATCTCGTTGCCTGTGAACCATTTTTCTGGACCTATTGACGGTGTTGTTCAACTGACCAACCTAAGGATTCTCGAGCTTTATTCCAATCAGCTCAACGGAACAATCCCTGAGGGTATTGGGAATCTCGCCAGTTTGGATAAGCTTCTTCTCCACATAAATTACTTCACCGGCTCTATTCCCTTATCTTTAAAGAACTGTACTAATTTGTCCACCTTGAACTTAAGGGTCAACTATCTGGTTGGGAATCTCTCTGACTTTGATTTCTCCAAGCTGCAAAGGCTTACCATTTTGGACCTTGGCAATAACAATTTCACAGGGGAGTTACCTCGTAGCCTTTACTCATGTAAGTCATTGACAGCTGTGAGACTCGCCGGAAATCAGCTCCGAGGGGAGGTCTCGCCTGAGATAATTGAGCTAAAATCCCTCTCCTTTCTTTCCATCTCTAATAACAGCCTTACAAATATCACTGTGGCACTTAAGATTCTAAAGGAAATCAAAACTCTCACCACTTTGGTTCTCTCTAAAAATTTTATGTCTGAActtatgcctcaggatgatgacCTTTTAGAACCCGATGGGTTTCAAAATTTACAAGTTCTTGCTTTCGGTGGTTGTTTACTCTCTGGTCGAGTACCCCCTTGGCTTTCAAGGCTTAAGAAGCTACAAGTCTTGGACTTGTCTGTTAACCTTATAGCTGGTCCTATTCCCGGATGGTTTGGTATGCTTCCGAGCCTGTTCTACTTGGACTTGTCAACTAATCTCATTACGGGAGAATTCCCCAAGGAGCTCTGTGGGTTGCCAGCTTTGGTATCATCAGGACAGTCTGAACTGATTAACAGGAGTTTTCTAGAGTTGCCTGTCTTTGTTATGCCGAATAATGTTACTAATCAGCAGTATAATCAGCTCTCCAGTCTTCCTCCAGCCCTATATTTGTGTAACAACTATCTCAGTGGCTCTTTACCTACAGAGATTGGCCAACTGAAGTTTCTTCATGTTTTGGAACTCAACAACAACAGTTTCTCTGGGACCATACCAGATCAAATGTCCATCCTTACTAATTTAGAGAGATTGGATCTCTCCAAGAATCATCTGACTGGTGGAATCCCGGCTTCACTTAAGGGTCTGCATTTCTTATCATTTTTCAGTGTAGCATCCAATGATCTTCAAGGGCCAGTGCCATCTGGAGGTCAGTTTGATACTTTTCCTAGCTCTAGCTTTGATGGCAATCCAGGGTTGTGTGGTCCTCCATCAGTGCAGCGTTCTTGCTCTTCACAATCACCTACaactcatcatcatcaccaacGAAGGACAAACAAAAAACTTCTTGTTGGAGTCATTATTGGGAGCTGTTTTGGCGCTTCTATTATTATAGGCGTGCTACTCTCTCTGTGGATTTTATCTACAAGAAGAATACTTCCGCGAGGTGACAGTGACAAGATAGATTTCGACACGATTTCTTGCAATTCCAACCTTGCGGTTGCTCCTGAAATTGACAAGGATGCAAGCATAGTCATATTGTTCCCAAACAATACCAAAGACATCAAGGATCTTAGTTTAGCTGAAATCTTGAAGGCCACTGACAACTTCAATCAAGCCAACATAATAGGCTGTGGGGGTTTTGGTTTGGTCTATAAGGCTACGCTAGCAGATGGGACCATGCTGGCTATTAAGAAGCTCTCAGGAGATTTGGGTTTGATGGAAAGGGAGTTCAAAGCAGAGGTTGAAGCTCTTTCAACCGCTCAACATGAGAACCTGGTTTCACTTCAAGGTTACTGTGTACACGATGGCTGCCGGTTACTGATATATTCCTATATGGAAAATGGAAGTCTAGACTTTTGGTTGCACGAAAAAACTGATGGCCCATCTCAGTTAGATTGGCCAACTAGACTAAAGATTTTACAGGGAGCAAGCTTTGGATTGGCTTACATGCATCGAATATGCGAACCACATATTGTTCATCGAGATATCAAGTCGAGCAACATCTTGCTTAATGAGAAGTTTGAAGCCCATGTAGCAGATTTTGGATTGTCTCGGCTGATCCTTCCTTACCAGACACATGTTTCAACAGAGCTCGTAGGCACCTTGGGTTACATTCCTCCTGAATACGGTCAAGCATGGGTGGCCACTTTGAGAGGAGACATGTACAGTTTTGGGGTTGTAATGCTTGAGCTGCTAACTGGGAAGAGGCCTGTTGAGGTGTTCAAGCCAAGGATGTCAAGAGAGTTGGTTGGCTGGGTTCAGCAGATGAGGAACGAGGGAAAGCACGACCAAGTCTTTGATCCTTTACTAAGAGGGAAAGGATTTGATGATGAGATAGTGCAGGTACTTGATGTAGCCTGTATGTGTGTCAACCATAACCCTTTCAAGAGACCAACCATTAAGGATGTTGTTGACTGGCTAAAAAATATAGGAACAACCTGGCAGCAGCAAAATATGGCTCAGTGA